The genomic segment TTCTGGTAACGTTCTGCCGGTGGGTTGATAAATGTGACAGTTGCGTTAGCAGCCTTGTTGACTTGCCCACTCGGGAGGAAGCGTTCCCGATAGAGTTTGCAGTAATCGGCTGGCGAGTTTCGGCGTTCGTTGAGTGTCGGTACGTTGAATGCTTTTGTCCGTCGCTCAAACAAGTCAAGTAGTTTTTTTGTCTTTTCAATGTCCTGATTCTGTTCTGTACGTGCAATTTCAAGTTCGGAATACTGCAAAGTGAGCCTGGTCATTTGCACGCGCTTCAGTTTCTCCTCATCGTCTTGTACCGCAGCTTCAGCCTTGTCGAACAACTCATTGTACGTCTTTCTCAGTTGGGCGTTCAGCATGCCGTCTTTATGTGTGATGGGCGAATCATAAATCCACAACTCCTTACCACTTGCCAACAACGCTCCCTGCATGATTTTCAGATATTGGTCAAGATAGGGAGCTGCTTTTCCGTAGTATCCTTCCATAAAGGTCCGCATCAACGAGTCTGCATCTTGATAAGGATTCCACATGAGGCGAGCCATCATGTAGGTGCGCAACTCACCGAAATCCGTTCCCCTCGATGCGTTGATTTGCTCAAATACCATCGTGGCGTGGTGCTGATGAAAAAGCTGGAGATTCTTTTGCAAGTTGTGGAAATTGGGGAATGGCGATACCACATTGTCAAAATTGATGCCGTAGTCCCACACAAAAATATTGTTGCTGATGCGCGACCATCCTTCCAGCGCCTTCACAAAATCCCTTCCTGAAGCATTGTCGGTGAGTGGTACCTCACGTTTGGCATCAATGGAACACAACATAATATTGACGTTGGGCAAAGGTCGCGTATGCTTGGGAGGATGCATACTGAACAGATAGGCGAGGGTAGAGAACTGCTTGTCAGGGAATCGTTCCGCCAGACGATTCATAAAGCGTATGAGATTGCCCGAAGGCGATCCCTCATATTCATCAACAGCCTTGCAGCGTTCGCATTGGCATTGGGTGAAATTACCGTCGTTTTGGCTGACGGAAATCATCTTCATCTGTGGGTGTGCCTTAAAGATGGAGTCGATTTTAGAACATGCCGCCTCGAAAACCTCCTCGTTGGTCAGGCACCATTGGCTATGATTGCCAGGCTGACGCTTTCCTTTAATATACGAGTACCATTCCGGGTGTGCTTTCCCATACACCTCTGACGGAAGGATTCGGTTGAACGTGTGAACCCAATAGTTAGCAGCGAATTCTTCTTTAGGCTCTTCGAGTCTGAACCAGTCTTTGAATATAGGGTCTTCTATCCCATAGCTCTGTGTTTGTCGGTAGCGGAAGGCAGGTGTTTCAGTCAGGTTGATTTGTGGGAAAACCAGATTACTTGTCTTTTCAGGCAGGTCGTAAGTTTCGTAGGTGTAGTATCTGACACCGAGATATCGTTCAAGTAGTGTGACAACAGCATAGATACTCCCTTTCCCGCCACCGGAGAAAATCATGAGCCTGTCATTTTTAGTGACGATTGCAAATGCATCCTCGCTGAGTTTCTCTCCTAAATCATTGGGGGATAATCCCATTTCCTCTGGGGAGAATCCAATGAAGATATTGTTCTTTTTTGCAATTTCTTTTTTTAATGTTTTGGATTGTGCATTGTGAAAAAACGGGAATAGGACAGGGAGTCCTTTTGTATTTGAAATTTCTTTAATAAAACGGTTTAACATGTTGGCTGCCTGTATGTTTTCCTCTGTTGGAGAAACAACAATATTTGCGATGTACTTCCCATTTTTTACCAATGTTATTTGCGCCTTACATGGAATGCCAGTCAAGGTTATGATAGCAAAAAACAGTGCAGCAGAGATTTTACTGTATAATGATTTTCTCATAACTGATAGGTTCGTTTGCTTGAATGGTTTGTGTTGCCCGGAGCGTGATAAACTTGGCGTCTGTGGGCGTGAAATAAACTTCCTGCATGATTGGGTTGTTACGAATGTTGGAGAATTCGCCCTTTGCAACAGTTCGCATGTTTTCTTTAGATGTACCCGCAAGAATTTCGTAATGCGAGATGATACCATGACTTGCAGGCAGGTAGAATAATGAACGCACGGTCTGCGCCTGTTCCAACTCAACGGTAAATTCATTTTCAGCCGTCAGTTTAATGGATTTTACAGGGAG from the Prevotella sp. Rep29 genome contains:
- a CDS encoding DUF4838 domain-containing protein; its protein translation is MRKSLYSKISAALFFAIITLTGIPCKAQITLVKNGKYIANIVVSPTEENIQAANMLNRFIKEISNTKGLPVLFPFFHNAQSKTLKKEIAKKNNIFIGFSPEEMGLSPNDLGEKLSEDAFAIVTKNDRLMIFSGGGKGSIYAVVTLLERYLGVRYYTYETYDLPEKTSNLVFPQINLTETPAFRYRQTQSYGIEDPIFKDWFRLEEPKEEFAANYWVHTFNRILPSEVYGKAHPEWYSYIKGKRQPGNHSQWCLTNEEVFEAACSKIDSIFKAHPQMKMISVSQNDGNFTQCQCERCKAVDEYEGSPSGNLIRFMNRLAERFPDKQFSTLAYLFSMHPPKHTRPLPNVNIMLCSIDAKREVPLTDNASGRDFVKALEGWSRISNNIFVWDYGINFDNVVSPFPNFHNLQKNLQLFHQHHATMVFEQINASRGTDFGELRTYMMARLMWNPYQDADSLMRTFMEGYYGKAAPYLDQYLKIMQGALLASGKELWIYDSPITHKDGMLNAQLRKTYNELFDKAEAAVQDDEEKLKRVQMTRLTLQYSELEIARTEQNQDIEKTKKLLDLFERRTKAFNVPTLNERRNSPADYCKLYRERFLPSGQVNKAANATVTFINPPAERYQKIADKALTDGLYGGTTYVESWVGWEGENADFILDLGEEKTFNHISTDFLHQLGAWILLPKGGHYSVSSDGKSFTDFGSFTFEEDRDVSVKFVKGTAKSVSPVKGRYIKVHVETLGNCPSWHFGVGYPAWFFMDEIIVQ